In Paramormyrops kingsleyae isolate MSU_618 chromosome 11, PKINGS_0.4, whole genome shotgun sequence, the genomic window GGGTTGTTTCTGTGTCATACCTGATTTCAGATTTACTTTTCCCAAACATCTCTTTGTCTTGAAATAAATCTGGCTTTTAGGTGAGGTCAACGTACGTGGAATGAGGAGATTCGATTACACAAATAAGTTTGTCATTGTACAACCTGGTTATGTAATTATTTCTGGAAAACTAATTTAGAAGTTAAATCAGTAAGAACATCACACACTAAGCAAAATACGAAAACAAATTGCTTTAATGCAGAATGTAAAGAAACATAGAAAATAAACTGACGCGGCCCGTCAGCCATTTATCctattattttgatattttattatGGCCGCTTCAGTGAATCTTGTTCAGTTACATTACGCGAGTAATTATAATTACACTTAATTATCCACGTGGTTAATAGTTCTGCTGTAGCCGTATATAAAAGTTATGCTGTGTATTTTAAGACAAAGAGTTTGTGGGCATTATAGGCCTaaaggcatttcattcattcattcattcattcattcagtcattcattcatttattcattcatccatccacctattcactttttacatttttttttattgtatgtCGTTCTTATGTTCATTCTTGACGGTTGAATAGTAAGCCCAAATCTATCCTGAACCGCTTCCTGGGATAATTTTTGCTTATACGagaaataaaatacacacagatagacacacaacGAGAGACACCTGGATAAATAAATTATTACGGAGGCACATAGTCGTAAACTTGGATGAAAAAGATAACATAGAATTAACACGTTGATATCGAAGGAATTAAGAGAGCTCTTATTCTTTTCCTATGAAATAGCGCCCCTATTTCTCGCAGGGggaataacattaataatacaTACCGATCGACTGCAACAAAGTACGGTGGATGCAGGAGTCCGAATTGACAGGGACCCAAAAAGAGCTCAGGAACCCCCTTTAAGTGAAGAAATATGCACTTGGTGAGCCACCCTTAAAAGTGCTATCATGCAACATTCAGTACCACCCCCCAAGTTTGACGACTTTCACCATCACCACCTCCACCctctatttaaaacttttaccGCCCCAATCCCCACCCGCCGGTTGATTTTTTTTACGTCATGATCGGACTGCCCACCGGGGAACTCCCAGCACCTCGGACACAATTCCAGACATTGGTGTTAAATAGATTAAATACTAATAAGATATAATAACGGTACAAAAATGTCTTACAGTTGCTCACAAGCGTTGTGTTGGCTAGATTTGGCATTGGCATTGTCCTAAATTTTCAAATATTATCACAAATGGATATGCCTGTATTCTGACACTGTGGGCCTACTTGTGCAGAACTGAAAATTCTTGTATCGAAGTTTTTTGCTTTATCATTATTCCAGCCCGCTAGTGAAATATTGgaatctaataataataattatgatagTGAAATCTTCCCACTAAATGATGACTGGATTTAAGATAAGGAGaatctttaaaaatatatatattaaatacatattaaCCGAAATCCTAAATCTAAATTCTAGAAACCTTAGGCAAATGAATTTTTTGTGTATCAAACATTTTGTCATTTCAGTCTGACATATCAAGAGTCTGAAATATATAAACTTGATGAAAAGTCAGGTTATGTTTATGACCAATTGATCATCAAGGCAAGAATATGTCTTTAAATGTAATTCCTTTAAGTCAAAACTTACCGTGTATTTTAGACTGATTCcctttataaaaatattttttaagagTGGCTGAGTGGGTTCATTTTGGCTTCACCCCTCCACTGTCAGGGGCTTGAGTCTGGACTccgattttgtgtgtgtgtgtgtgtgtgtgtgtgtctggtctGTGCCTTCTTCTTGtgtcacactctcacacacacttcatccaatagtccaaagacatgttaGGGTAATTGGCATCTCTCAATTGCCCATAGAGTGTAATGATGTGTGGGTTtatatgccctgtgatggactggctgttcccctgcccaCTGCCCTATGCTAAAAGGCAACAAACATGCCTTTTTtcccatttgcacaagtacaggtacattggaatgtttCTCTTTgctgaccccaacttgctccccataacttgggggtcacagcacagggtcagccaaaGCGCAGCACCCCgaaagctgggggttaagggccttgctgaaatGCCCACAGACATGTAACTGTTTTACCAAGGCCAGGGCTCAAACCGGCAGTCTTCTGATCTGGCATGAAGACTTAGCCCATTGAGCCACTCACTGAAACAGCATGGATGCCCTGGgaagttcagggggcccagctCTTCATACAGGCCCAAAAATATACCGTCAGGTCCTCCTCACTGGGCAAAATCTACTGAGAGGGACCTGTATTTCTTCTATTTGAAAGTGCCAAGCCACAGCCCCATGCTGACACTTTGTCAGGAGGCCAAGCATTTCTAGCTTTGCCCCCGCCTGTGCCGCTCGGTGCAAGCGTAAGGTAGCCTTGACCAAGGCTATTAAGCCTCAGCATGGTTTAAAGATGCTGGTTAGCAGGGAAACGTCTGGACAGGCCATCCAAGGATCTGGCTGAAGGTAGCATACAACTTAATGTTACAATTTAGCTACATGTCTAACCAcacatccatcatccatccatccatccttcttctaATCACCTGTCTTGGTTgtgaggggcctggagcctatcccagctAGCATAGGGCCCAAGGCCGGGGGGGGAGTCCTGATCATCGCATTGTTGGATTCTTCCTTTCATAGACCCTGTAAGTATTGCAAAAGTATCTtcactatcatcatcatcatcattatcatcatcatcataatgtCATAATTGTAGATCCAGGTGACATTAAGCGTTATCACATCACAGTAACGTGTAATGTTCTCACCTCAGTATCAGGCACATAGTAAAATTACGGATTTGAACCCCCTTTGAAATTTGTTGGACTCCTCTTCATTTCTGGCTACAAGCCTACTCAGTAAGTGTCAGTTTCCTCTGCCCTTAAATATAACCTTTTCCAGCAGATGTCGCACTGATCACAGTTCCTTATGCAGTTCCTTGTGACCCCAGAACTGTTAGATAAGTGCTACAGTTTACTGTGAAAGCAACAAAGCTGCCTGCTCACATGAAGGGATAGAAAAATTCTACGGGTATATCTAGCAGCCTCTCTATGGTGTCTATGCATTCTGACCTTGCCCTGCGAGATGTATTCAGGGTATGTATAAGTGAACTTCCCTTGCCACGGCATTAACATTCCTGATTTATCATTTAAATCCAGCACTAGGACACTGATCGTTAGAAGCAAAGGTTTATTCCTtgttttcattatatatattgAGCTTCAGCTCACTCAGATGTCCTTCACTGATCcgttaaaatgttaaaaaggttTGTGTAACTTGATGATAGAGTCAATGTTAAATGAGGGAATtaaacttttttattattatttgaaatcAATATGCTGATTGATGTATCAAAATGTTCCTCTATGATGCATTAAAAGATCATGAATTGTTATAGAACTCCCTCTGGTGGACAATTCCTGTCCACTCGCACTGAAGTACGGTAAGTTGAATTTGTTATGGAGAAAACACATTAATTcagtggtggccaatcttatctagAAAGGGCCATTGTTTATCCGGGTTATTCGCTGTAACTCCCTAAGTAGATTACTAAATAGAGGACTGACTggttgaagagtcctcacacctgggtttgaacaactGACCATAAGGTTACCCCacaaacctgcatacacaccggccctatGGGCCCAGTTGTTCAAAAGTAATCTGATCAGATTTTGGATAATGGATTGGATCAAACCGTGAAAATGGGTTGTTCAAAACTAAAAACTGATTCTGAAATCAGATTAGATCACGTAATCCAATCTTGGTTTTAATCTGGATCAAACCCTCGGTTTGCATTGTTCAAAACCTTTTTAGTAGAACTGGGATAACTTTGATCCAATCCAATTTTGCTTTGAAAACCGGGACAAAAGTAAAATGGATTATGTGATCCTGGATGCCAAATCAATGGATTTCAAGATCTGGATCATTCTGATCCAGATTAAACTTTTTGAACAACCGGGCCTtacagataagattggccaccctgctttaaatgtacaaatatttaaaataaaataaccatgCAGGACTGGGTCTCCTTCTCTCATTTAGAGGCATTAGAGAGAAGGGCAAACTAAACACTGAGAATGTGAATTGTATCTAAAATGCATTTAGTACTTTGAAAATCTTACAGTGAAGTAGGTTATACAACTGAATCACACAAAGCAAGACACCTGCTTGAGATTTCCGGGCCTCAAGGATTGTTAAGGCAAAAATGTTCACTTATTGCCATCTCATGCAAACTGATCCTGGCAATCCTTTACTGCAAGCATAAGCtgtttgatttgttttttattgatGATGACACAAGGTAAGGTCTTTAAAATCAATCACCCAGTGATGGCACCCATGCCACTGAATACAGAGTCAATAATTCTTGAGAGCAGCCCCTCTGTGCCTCGTTCACCAATTGAGTGAcccccttggggggggggggttgccaatACATATTGCAGAAGAGCAACTATGATTGCTAAGGactggcattttttttaacCTATGTAATCAGATTGGGGTCTAATTTTGTCTCCACTTGTCTCCTTCTGTGGTGCTTTGTTGAAAGAAacttctttcttttcttttgctAAGTTTTGAGGTCTTCCTTGCTTGAGTACACAATGATGAAATCAATCTCGCAACCCCAGGATCTGAGCCAGCAACCCTTTGCTGAAAAGTACAGCAACCGAACCCACTGTGTCCCACAAAGTGATTGAGCTCAGAAATAGTCATAAAAAGATAATGTCCCCGATTCACTCTCAaaaatatttgaataaaatgGCTTAGAATATTGTACATGGACTGCATGCCTTTTGTAACATCGCAGGAACTTGGCTTTAGTTGATTGATACTTGGAATGTATTGCATATTTTGAGTCTCCATTCATTCACACAAGGCTCATCTGTTTTTAATGTCAGAAATCAGGTATTTTCTAGTTTGTTTCCTATATCTGTTCTCGCCTTTCTGGCAGCGGCTGAGCTGGTGTACAGGAAGGTCCTgcaggaggagatggaggaaAGGAAGAAGGAAAAATCTGGATGTCCTTGCTCATTAAACATAAAACACTCGCCTATTCACCAGGGCAGCATGCTCTGGTAATAACAGTGGTCTTTCATCTCATCCTTTTTTCCATTGAGGTAAGGTGATCTGCTGGCTGCTCGATAGAAAACACATGTTGGAACTGCAAAGCAAAGGGGATACGGCCAGGAAAAGAGAACTCTGACTCAGGGTACGGACAGAGTCATTAAATATTGACCAGCATTCATCCAGTAAGGCAATTCAGCTGGATCCTTTCACATTATAAAAGGGGGAATCCTGTTGCACTTGTTTATTGTAAGACTTGTTTTGAGTTACTCTTCTTGAGGACATATAAAAGCTTcatggtgacatcacttccAGCAGTTTCAGGCTTTTGGATCTTAAAGCATCTGTCAGAAACTGCATTTCAAGAAAGCCTAGAAATGAATACTATTACTAGAGCCCCCGTTTGCTTTTTGACCCTATTGGACCTTTAGTTTAGTTTATTATACCCATGTAGATTGTCTACAATGTGTGTGCATTGTACTACTATACTTTTAAAGAGGCAAACTCGATTCGTTGTGCAAGATCCTATTTAAAACCTACTTCTTCATGTCATATTGACTATAACATATATATAGGCATAGGACATTAAGAGGAGTTTAAGgtcaggaaaagaaaaaaagaatatattttCGCTTCGCGTTTATTACTACAGTTGAGTTGACTATCTTCATTTCAACAAATCAGTGACACAAAAGTGTCATGTTTCGTAGTCTATGATTCGTCCTTGCAGCACACCAGCTGATAAGCAGCATACATAACTATAAATGTAAGCAGTACAGTTACAAAGGTGAACGGTCAATTACAGGAACCAATTATGTAGCATATTATTTAGTATCACTCGGCTTCTCTGGGGCGGGCCTAACTGTGTTTCAGCCAATGAGCTGTAGGATTACTGCGATGTACCGAGCTCTAGTTGCGGCATAAAGCGTGAAACCAGCATAGGAGTCGCGCTGGGAGGTAAGATGTAGAAATAAATGAATCATTATTACTTATATGTGGATGAAAAATGTGTTCGtattcaaaataaacaaactgcTAATTGTGACAGCGAttgatatatgtatatgtttttttaatccatttCTCTGTTCACAAAGCGTAGTTCGGCTACCAGGCTCAAAAAGTTAGCCcaacatgtggtgacatttgcCCGATAGCTAAGCTGGGTGATGTCAAAAACTCGCAAGGAGGGGTGCCTGTTGCCGTCAGCGTTAAGCCAAAACAAAGTGCcgctatatacatatatatacacacacatagattTTGGAGTCGGTGAGCTGAATAAATTTAGTAGGGTCCAGGGCTATTCCAGTCGAGCTAATATCACCCGAGTGCGGGTATTGTGGCGCCGCCCAAAATGCGCTCGTGCGGACAAGCAGAATAGCTTATAAACTGCCATGTGCTTAAAGCGACTGGCATTTTAAAGTGCCCCCACTCCTGTTTTCTACGTGATTTGCTTACATTCTTCGCCTCCTCTGCTCGTCAGTGACAACATAGCGCAGCGGCTAGTTAGCCCGGGATGCGTCACCGGACTGCAGTCCCCGGGAGGCTAGGGACGATGCTTTTTCACGGCCAGTGTCGCACATACGGCGCGACCGCCTGCTCGTAGTATGGCCGGTCCGCCGGCCTGTCAGTGTCCATAAGCACAGCCACGTCTATATCTTCCACTGCTAATGCTTATGTAGGTCTGAAAATAGCTGGTCGACAAGCAAAAGAGAAATTATTTCGGCGTTTTTCTTTAAGTTGACTCTTAATTTCCACCTAAGAACTAGTTACGCGTCGGTTATGTTTTCGAAGCTTTTCAGATGGATGCGTGAAAATTACCTGGATTTAGCTGCCTTTATCTAAATTCATAGCGAGCAACTCACATTTAAAATTCGAGATATTAACTTTCATTGGTAAATGCTGATGTATCTGAATGCTTTGACAGCCGCTTTTCTGCAAACTCCCACTCGTGTACCGGGATGGTCGTTATCGCTGTTTCTGCACGCCGCAGTTCACCGCTCTTCGTTACCAGTACCGAACGATTTAATTTGGCTAAATATAGTACTACCTAAAATTATTTGATTATTTACTTATGTTGAAGTGTGCGgtgtaactaaaaaaaaatgtctcttAATGGCAGATTACGGGGCAGAATTAACAATGGAGGCGGACAAGAATGAATCCAGAGGTAAACTGCCTATGAAAAAGTTTAAAGAAACCGGTTTCtaattttcttttatatttctTTGATTGTGTGATAAATACAAGAAATGGAAATGCAGAATAATATGCACAGTGTTATGGTACTGTTGGCATTCAAATTGCCGCACATTCTTGCAAGTGTGAACTTGCATATTGCAAAACTTCAGCTCTTTTATAACGTTATAGTACGCGGGCTTAAGTGAGGTGAATAAGTACATTTTTATCAGTGCCATATTTAACCTGATATGTTACAAAGCAAAGGACAGATGACATGGCTAGTCGGATAAGATGACATTTAAAAGGTTAAAGGTCACATTCATCCTAACTTCTCTGTCATTATGAGAGAATGTTATGGTGTCAGCCATTTGAGAGTATAGTTTTATGTGCACACTTGTGTAACCAGAATTTCAAATACccaatatttgcatttttttaaagcttGCTAAAAATGTCAGGGAGTTCACAGAATGTTGTTGGAGATTTGGTGGAAGCTCAATAGGTGATTTGACAATTTTATGaagatttatttgtattttgtcaTGATGATGGTTAAAGCTGTTGAAAGAGTGGATAaacagggattttttttacagggATGTTGCTTTTCAAGTTTCctgttttgcagtttatacaagCTTTGTAATCAAGAGTTATGTGGTGTCACTATCATACAgggcaaaataaaatgaaagcactGTTTCAGGATATTCATTTCATGCTGTACTTCTAGTATGGAAGTATATATGGTTTGGTTCACTATTTGTCATTTGACTACTGCTTTATCAGATATAGAACATGCGTTTGTGAACAAAAGCTGTGGCATATTAAACGCTGCTGACCAGACTGCATAAACCAAGGTTGTTGCCtagtatttttacatttaactgTTTACAGCTAGTCACAATCAGAATTATATCAATTTCTTGTGCCAAGGAACTTCTCTGAATGATTTTCTTATTGCAGTGATTAAAATACTATGTTTGTTGTGAGTGTTTTTGATGTGTGTGGTTATGAGTAGATTCTGCTACATCTGTAACAGGTAAGGTTGGATCTCAGGCCTTGCCAGCTGGTCAAGACAAAGTTGACAGTGTGCCTCACACTCCATGCACCATCCTTGAGAGGTAAGGAATGGGGAATGGGGACAGTGTCTTTGACAGATTATGTTTTGTGCTGAATCACCAGTACTCCTCAGTTTAGCTCTGTCACACCTCTTTAAACAGTCAGCTTGCTTCAGAATGATGCCGATCAGCCAGAATGAACAACAGAGCGGTACTTTCCCATTGTGAAGCCGGCAGATTTCTGCTGGACAGGTCAAACCGTCCGGGACAGATTGGCTGGACAGACCAGTTTCATTTCTGTCTGCTACCTTCTCCCTCTTCAGCTTACCCAAGTCTGTGAAGAGAAGAGTCAATGCCTTAAAGCAGCTGCAGGTGCAGTGTGCTCACATAGAAGCCAAATTCTATGAGGAGGTCCACGAGCTGGAGAGAAAGTATGCCACCCTCTATCAGCCCCTCTTTGACAAGGTAGGGTTCTGTTGCAGCAGAGTTGGTCACTGTCCCCAGGGTATGAGCAAATAACCCCCTGCTTTGAGTCTTCTGGAAGTCTCTCTGTTATCATTAATGAAGGGTACAGCCTGGCAGGGCTTGCCTTTAAATGGGTATGAGAGATTTTGGCTTGTTTTTCAATgacttggtgtgtgtgtgtgtgtgtgtgtgtgcgtgcgtgcgtgtgtgtgtgtgttccttgCAGAGAAGAGATGTGGTAACTGGCACAGTTGAACCTACAGACGAGGAGTGCGAGTGGCACAGCGAcagagaagaggaggaggagctgtcTGTAAGTAGACTGTAAAATAATGTGTTAGGTCTGGGTTAGCAGCTTTAGCGGCGTCTGCGGCCCCACAGAGCTGAGCGTTCAGTCATGTTTTGTTCAGAACTGTACacttatgtgtttttttttgtagtccTCATACAGTATTCATTGATGTGAGATTCTGAGCTTTGATTCCTTCATATTACTATTATCATAATGTAAGAGAAACAGACCAGTAATCTGGTTAGAGTATGCGGCAACTTCAGCTACTAGGAACCATACTATGAtgctggttcctcctgaccccatcaaagtgtccttgagtaagacactgaaccccaaattgctcccggtgtgcaggttggcgccttgcatggcagccttcgccactggtgtatggatgtgtgtatggatgggtgaatgtgaggcatgtgttgtaaagtgctttgagtactcgtaggagtagaagagcgctatataaatgcagtccatttaccatttactttAACGAAGCCCAGCATCTTCACCACGAAGATGGTTTCTAAACTGCAAGTGCCAAGCTTGTGCCTCCAATGCTGTGCTTGCAGGAGGAGCTGAAGAAAAAGGCCTGCGTGGAGGAGGCGAAAGAGGAGGGGGCTCCCGAGGAAGACCCTAAGGGCATCCCAGAGTTCTGGCTCACCATCTTCAGAAGCGTAGACATGCTCAGCGACATGCTGCAGGTAGGAGCACCCtggggctctgggggggggggggggggcgaagggCGAGTGTGGGACTGTGCATTAGTACACTGTGTGCTCTCTCCCCAAGCTAAAACATTCAAAGCCACATAACAGTTAGTGGCTTTGCTAGAGGCTTTTATGTAAAATGACCTTTCAGTTTCACATTTCACTCATTTTTAGTGCTGGAGAAATTTTACCTGAGCAGTTCAGGTTAAGCGCTTTGCTGAAGGGTAGAACAGGGGCGCCTTTAGGGGCTGTACACAAGTCCAGTTCCTTTTCTGGTACTTTAGGCTGTTCTAGTCACGCTATACGTCTAGGATTTATATAAGGGAACTATATCCTACATATAATGTAGCCAGCGATGCTCTTTAAAGCACTGAATTTCCTTCCACTCTTGTCTCTTAGTCAAAGGAACTTTACTCTTTTGTTCCTGGGCTTTCTGCTTCACCCTACGATCTGTCAGTGGTTAATCCATATCGCCCTTGTCTGTTCCTGCcttgcctcttttttttttgtaggagCATGATGAACCCATCCTGAAACACTTGCAAGACATCAAAGTCAAATTCTCAGAGCCCGGACAGCCTATGGTTAGTGGGATTGACCCAGAAAACATGTCCTGTGTGTTCGGATTCATGCTTTTTGTGGCATTTCTAACCCTGTGACttctccctcctcttcctcagagtTTCACGTTAGAGTTCCACTTTGAGCCAAACAGCTACTTTACCAATACAGTGCTGACCAAGGTGTACAAAATGAAGTCGGAGCCGGACCAGGCCGATCCCTTCTCCTTTGAAGGGCCAGAAATAGTGGACTGTGAGGGGTGAGAGATGGGCTGCAGGAGACAGCAATCCTGAGCAAACGTCGCTGTGTCCTCGTAGCAGGGATTCCTACCTTTGTCCCTCCTCCATACTACAGTGCAATAGGAAGAGTGAGCCACACGGCATTGGGAAAATGTGTAAACTTCACACGCACGGTAGAGATGGGATTCAGCCCCTCCTAAACCTGGGGATATGAGGCAGCAGCTACCCACTGAGAAATAATATCAGATAAACTTCATAAAACAGATAAGCATATCATCGGCTCTCCATTAGAGTACTTTAGCAGTTGTAGAAGCTTAATTTCACTACAAAATGTCTGATTAGCATCCGATGAAGACTGAGTACAGCATAAGCTTGTATGCAGTACAAGCCTGCAGCAGTGGAAATAGGCCTGACTGGAAAAACGGGTTGGGCATCTAGACTTCAGGCTCTCCTGAAaagagtttttttgttttattgttaaaaCATAATAAAGAGAATAATACGTATTAACATCTTTTACTATGTCCCTTTTCAAGCTGTGAAATAAACTGGAATAAAGGCAAAGACGTAACAGTgaaaacaataaagaaaaagcagaagcaTAAGGGACGGGGTACAGTGAGAACCATCACCAAGCAAGTGCCCAATGACTCCTTCTTCAACTTCTTTAAGCCCATCAAAGGTAACAGTCCACCGGCCTGACCTCGGAAAAGCAGGAGGGCCTGAATCTAACAGATCAGGCTGCTGTGGGCGTGGCTCGTAAGCCAGGACCACAACATGTTATGGATctgctatgctatgctatgctatgctaatGCAGGATTTGTTATGCTACCGTCACTGCAGTTTTTTATCGTGAGCAACAGGTGGCAGTAGTGCTCCAAGGTTTGATGCTGGTTGTTTGTGTCAGCAGTGACTTGCAGTTTTTGACACCGTGTTTGCCTGTCTTGTTTGATGTTATCTTGAGATAGTGCTGCAGAATGATTTAGTGGTGAAGTCTGTTTGAAACCATTTTAAGTACAAAGACTATTTTGAAGCAGTTCATATCATTGGACAGAAATGAGAGTTCTTGTCTTATTAGTTCTAACTTTTTTGTGTAGTTGACACCGTATCAACAGTGTTTCTTTGAAAATGGGTATTTCGGTTTGGTGGTGGGTTTTTTTTGGTGGGTGCAAAAATGGAAATCAAGCATTGATTttgaagaaatcctgctttataTATTAAACAGTATTGTATGCTGAAAACAATGTGGCAGGTCCAGCACCTTGACTGTGGGAAAGGCTTGCAGAGATCCCTGCGTGACTGTCATTAACAGTCCCTTAGGTGGCCTGCGATGACAAGAGTCTGGTAACGCAAAGTGCACTCCACAATACCCCCCCGGCAGCCATTATTTCAAGCTGAGCCCCGTGGGGCTACATGGCCCCTCCAGTCAGGCCAGCCACACACTGGGCTGTGGTTCTGCCCAGTCTCACTCCTTTCAGTCAGGTCAGCCACACACTGGGCTGTGGTTCTGCCCAGTCTCGCTCTTTTCAGTCAGGTCAGCCACACACTGGGCTGTGGTTCTGCCCAGTCTCGCTCCTTTCAGTCAGGTCAGCCACACACTGGGCTGTG contains:
- the LOC111841002 gene encoding nucleosome assembly protein 1-like 4 isoform X2, yielding MEADKNESRGKVGSQALPAGQDKVDSVPHTPCTILESLPKSVKRRVNALKQLQVQCAHIEAKFYEEVHELERKYATLYQPLFDKRRDVVTGTVEPTDEECEWHSDREEEEELSEELKKKACVEEAKEEGAPEEDPKGIPEFWLTIFRSVDMLSDMLQEHDEPILKHLQDIKVKFSEPGQPMSFTLEFHFEPNSYFTNTVLTKVYKMKSEPDQADPFSFEGPEIVDCEGCEINWNKGKDVTVKTIKKKQKHKGRGTVRTITKQVPNDSFFNFFKPIKVSSDGEMDEDSEFTLAADFEIGHFFRERVVPRAVLYFTGEALEDDESFEEEEVEEGEEEDHGEDGDEDDEGEFDPKA
- the LOC111841002 gene encoding nucleosome assembly protein 1-like 4 isoform X1, which translates into the protein MEADKNESRGKVGSQALPAGQDKVDSVPHTPCTILESLPKSVKRRVNALKQLQVQCAHIEAKFYEEVHELERKYATLYQPLFDKRRDVVTGTVEPTDEECEWHSDREEEEELSEELKKKACVEEAKEEGAPEEDPKGIPEFWLTIFRSVDMLSDMLQEHDEPILKHLQDIKVKFSEPGQPMSFTLEFHFEPNSYFTNTVLTKVYKMKSEPDQADPFSFEGPEIVDCEGCEINWNKGKDVTVKTIKKKQKHKGRGTVRTITKQVPNDSFFNFFKPIKVSSDGEMDEDSEFTLAADFEIGHFFRERVVPRAVLYFTGEALEDDESFEEEEVEEGEEEDHGEDGDEDDEGEFDPKKEDPQPAECKQQ